The following coding sequences lie in one Lolium perenne isolate Kyuss_39 chromosome 2, Kyuss_2.0, whole genome shotgun sequence genomic window:
- the LOC127333829 gene encoding uncharacterized protein: MTIKTLKARILRVLRSSLPAPAASASPPPSPTKPDRFVVVAVDALSDDASFFDAHETPTKINLPARPIDDDWELVDQQDGDDGDTLASAPARAPDLDDLLREFPARCPPGGEEAVVLYTTTLRGIRKTFEDCNEVRALLENLAAPFQERDVSMDRGLREQLWAATGDKAVPPRLFVHGRDIGDAAQVLALHEDGRLMSLLQLSSHATAASGNTKKGKCAACGGLRFVVCGECDGSRKVFDGEHGGVRCGGCNENGLVMCTRCSYPSSSQAN, translated from the coding sequence ATGACTATCAAGACGCTCAAGGCGCGGATCCTGCGCGTCCTCAGATCGTCCCTCCCCGCCCCCGCCGCGTCGGcatccccgccgccctcgccgaccAAACCCGACCGTTTCGTGGTCGTCGCCGTCGACGCGCTGTCCGACGACGCCTCCTTCTTCGACGCCCACGAGACCCCCACCAAGATTAACCTCCCGGCCAGGCCCATCGACGACGACTGGGAGCTCGTCGACCAGCAGGACGGCGACGATGGGGACACCCTCGCCTCGGCGCCGGCGCGGGCGCCCGATCTCGACGACCTGCTCCGGGAGTTCCCGGCCAGGTGCCCACCCGGCGGCGAGGAGGCCGTGGTGCTCTACACCACCACGCTCCGGGGCATCCGCAAGACCTTCGAGGACTGCAACGAGGTGCGCGCGCTGCTGGAGAACCTCGCCGCGCCGTTCCAGGAGCGCGACGTGTCCATGGACAGGGGCCTCCGGGAGCAGCTCTGGGCCGCCACCGGCGACAAGGCCGTGCCCCCGCGGCTCTTCGTCCACGGCCGCGACATCGGCGACGCCGCCCAGGTGCTCGCGCTCCACGAGGACGGCCGCCTGATGTCCCTCCTCCAGCTGTCGTCGCATGCGACGGCGGCGAGCGGCAACACCAAGAAGGGGAAGTGCGCGGCGTGCGGGGGGCTGAGGTTCGTGGTGTGCGGCGAGTGCGACGGCAGCCGGAAGGTGTTCGACGGCGAGCATGGCGGTGTCCGGTGCGGCGGATGCAACGAGAACGGCCTCGTCATGTGCACGCGTTGCTCGTACCCGAGCTCAAGTCAAGCAAATTAA